In Cryptomeria japonica chromosome 10, Sugi_1.0, whole genome shotgun sequence, a genomic segment contains:
- the LOC131045243 gene encoding calcium-binding protein CBP-like: MAAYPNQSYYSVYPQPQSYYSVYPPTATKQQPLFAPGTDPEIIRAFRAYDEDGNGFIDDEELQKALSTADLSYSIRTVHLLMFKYNNRNCTTIGPSEFTNLWYDLQAWRSMFEKFDRDRSGKIDSMELRDALLRLGYSLSPPVIQLLLTKYDKTGEDSGIDYDNFIECGVIVKGLTEKFKEKDKRRTGTATLTYEDFMLTVLPFIIA; the protein is encoded by the exons ATGGCTGCCTATCCAAATCAATCATACTACTCTGTGTATCCACAACCCCAATCATACTACTCTGTGTATCCACCAACAGCCACTAAACAACAGCCATTGTTTGCACCAGGCACAGACCCGGAGATCATAAGAGCCTTTCGAGCCTATGATGAAGATGGCAATGGATTCATTGATGACGAGGAGCTGCAGAAAGCTCTCTCCACAGCTGACCTGTCCTACAGCATCAGGACAGTTCACCTTCTCATGTTTAAATACAACAACAGAAATTGCACTACAATAG GGCCAAGCGAGTTCACAAATTTGTGGTATGATCTCCAGGCATGGCGG TCAATGTTTGAGAAATTCGATAGAGATCGTAGTGGGAAGATTGACAGCATGGAACTTCGAGATGCTCTTCTCCGATTGGGATATTCATTATCACCTCCAGTTATACAGCTTCTACTTACAAAATATGACAAGACAGGCGAAGACAGCGGAATTGATTATGACAACTTCATCGA GTGTGGCGTAATTGTGAAG GGGCTTACTGAAAAGTTCAAGGAGAAAGACAAAAGGCGCACTGGCACAGCTACTCTGACCTATGAAGATTTCATGCTCACAGTTTTACCCTTCATTATTGCATAG